In Brassica napus cultivar Da-Ae chromosome C2, Da-Ae, whole genome shotgun sequence, the sequence TGAGAAGGACGATCAAGAAAGAGAGAATTGAAAGAAGAaaagtgaagagaagaaagagagaaatgagCAAGTGGAAAGAGAAGAAAGCGTTTTTTTATAGATCAAACAACATAGAAAGCATTGATCACAAGTAAGTTGTCTGAGTAGACATTTATCTAACACAATCAACACACCACACAATTTatttctatctaaccatcaccaAAGCTATTAATTACCTAACCTAACACCATTCAAACCACCATCGTATACAATGCTTTATCTATACAATGCTTTATACCTAATCATAGCAAAGACATAGGCTTTACCTGTATGCAGACCGTGCCGTCCGTTGTCTGAAGAACCCGTGTGATGCGTCTTCATCAAACCatctaaacacaaaaaaattaaccGCAAGATATCAAAACAACTTCGACGATTTATCAACTCAAAAtaacgatgaagaagaagcaaaatatGCCTAATTACACACACACAATCTACATCAGTCACCCTCTTCATCAATCGACCTAAGACAAAACCGAgagaaacaaatcaaaaataaaaatcagagGATATGTATTACAAATTGTAGATGAAGAAGGAACAAATCTACCTGGATCATGCGTCTTGATCAATCCAcctaaaaacacaaaaaaaaatcagatgatTTATATACAAACATGCATACTTGAAAGATCGAAACATAAAGAATCTAAGACATGCACACAAATCCCGCAGCTTTACCTTTAGATTCGCCTCCACTGCAACAGTCGCCGTTGTTCTTTGTTTCAGAGAGCCACCGATAGAGAGAGAGGTCGCCGGACGTTGCTTCGAGGAGAGCCACCGATAGAAAGGTCTCCGTTTCCCTTCCTCGCCAAGACCCACAGATAGAGCCGTCGCCTTTCGTCGACGCGAGCCATCAGGAAGAGAATCGCCTTTCGCGAAAGAGAGAAGACGAaacgaaagagagaaagaaaaatgaaactCTTTTGTCGAAACCCCGACACCGCTCGACGCCCATTCATATCGCGACACGTGGTTTGTAAGGGACGCCCCTTCACGCTCTTAATTAAGCTACGCCCCTTCCTTTAATCCCTTTTCTTCTTAATTTTAAAAGCCCAAATATGCTAACAAGCCCACTTAAGGGACCCTAATAAACCTGCTCTTAGTATGGTGAGATTGGTTTTACACTAATTTTCTTCAGGTCTTTCTCAACGTTTTGTAGTATTCCCACAATTTTATTTCAGTTATCGTgtaaaacattagtttcaaaataagtgttattttataattcaatgtaaaatatattgattttatattcaATCTATTATTCTATTGGTTGAATAtggttagatatatatatatatatatatatatatatatatcataatatttttattttaaaatatacaaaatgaaatattttttaatcacgACAattaaggtgatgattgtttgtttggtttctagagtttggattttggtttttggtttttagtttttggtttttggattttagattttggttttttttttgtttttgattttgcaatagattttaggtttttgaaaaacatgaatggtaattttagattttggtttttagtttctgGCTTTtgcttataaaataataaaataaaaatattatcaatagtaaaatatttattatggaaataataaaatataatatcattaccaaaatacaaataagcttatttgaaaaaacaacaaataatacaaaatttaattcTATGTTTAAACATAAGTTATATAtactttgttttataattaaaataataattttaaataatacttttagtttttaaacatgtttttagatttttttaataatatataaataccaGAGTTTTACTCTTATAgataaaataacatatgatcaaatatttttgagttttgggATGAAAGATAAATGGTCTAATTGTATGTATAATCACTTATTTAATATTAACAAAGTGTACAAAAATTGGTAAAAAAAGTGCAAGAATTATATTTGATGATATAATGGTTACGTGAATGTATGATAGTGGAAAAAAGACATAAACAGTTTAtgggataaaaataaaaagaaagatcattgaaaataaataaaataaaaaattaaaatgatagataGAAAAACAACGTATTCTAAAAGCTATGAAAATAGAGATTTTGGTTTTCGCGTAGAACTAGGTAATTATTCgaaaaactagtttccctagTTTTTAGAGAatcatttttaacaaaattttgattgGCAATTgaagtgattttttaaaaacaaaaaccaaaaaccatttTAGAAACTACAAACAATCAACCTATTAAGTTTCGATAAGAGTAATAACTAATTACTTCAGATTCATAATAAATTAAGCTAAAAACGTTTTTCGAAAATAATGGGCTAATAAAAAGGCCCGTACAATAGGAAGGCCCAAGATAGACTATACTGACGTGGCACAGACACACAGGTGCACTTGCCTTAAGAGTTTggtctccttcttcctctttaTTTTCGGCTTCCCCGTCGGTAAACGATCTTCTCCTGTTTCCAGCGACAATCGCTTCGAATTCCTCGGTAAGTTCTCGTTGAATCTCATCAAAGGCACATCACGTCGCTATAGAGATACCCAATAATCATATGATCCCCGTAATTACAGTAGCtttcttttaaaattctgaATTTAAAACTCTATAACCGAAAATTCCAGATTGTCGTTCATACAAGATTGGAgtaatatatacacacatactGTTGTCTGGATATCTTACTCTAATACAATGTTCTGTTTCAAACAATAGTCAGAATTGGAACTAAATAGCTTTTAGCAATGTTCGAATAGTCTTGTGTTGGTGGTTCTATAttcaaagtttctttttttatcttCATGTGTGTCTGCTTACCAGTTCAGTGTCTATCAAAGCTATGCCTAAAAGAGCAGCAGAAGCGCCTCCTTCGTCTGAAACCCAAAGAGTCAAACCTGCAGACTCTTTTGGTGATTACAGATCTCAAGTATCTCGACTCTTGTCTCAACAAGAAAAGATCTCGCTTCGCGATCAAGAAGCCACTATGAGCCATTCCAACACTGCAATAGGAGCTGGGATGTCACATCTCAGGAGAGAGGATTTGAATGTTTTGTTAAGGCAGTGCGTGAGGGATCTAACTCCAGAAGTTAATGAGGTATACATACATTGATCAAAGTTCTACTCTCCTTATAATATCGTATTGATGAAAAGAGTATAATGCAATTTGTGAATTGTAGATGCATATGCGTGTGTGCAGCATGAAACTGTTTTCAGACAAGGCAACCAAATGTAGTGTTCCTGCAGACTCTGAAGAGGGAACAGTATGTCTTTTAGTTTCATGTTTATTTTTCcggattttgttttcttcttcttgtctcaCAGTGGTTCATTTAGGAAGATGATGTGAAGAATCTTCTGTCTAACCCTGATATTGTCAAGAAATTAACCTCCCAGTATTCAAATGTTCTCCTTCATGAGGTAATGCACTTAAAAGATGTGCTACATCCTGTTCCTGAGAAAAAAATGCTAATAAATTTTCTGTGTGTTTGGTTTTGCCTTTTGAAAAGCTGGATGATATGCAGCAGCAACTCGAGAACATCCTTGATGATGTAGTGGCTACTTGCAGGTATATAGTTTTTTCATGTACAATTGAAAATTCTTCTTTAATTGTTACTTATTGAGGTCTTGTGAAACAGGCCTATGAGTCGTGGCGAAAAGTTAGATCTTCGGAAAGCAATCATGGAGTTACCTGGGGGAAACCGTGACCGTATCGCTGGGATAGTACAAGAACATTGCAAAACATCTGGAAAGGATTTTTCAGACGAGGTTATTGCCAACTTGGATCAGTCGGTAAGACAGAATATAATACAGTTAAATAGATTGTGGTCTGTAACTGTAAGTTAAGGAGGGGAGATTGATAGCATCTGTGTGTTTTCAGGAGGACAACATAATGCTATGGAGATTGCATTACTATATAGGAGCAGTCAAGAATGCTCAGAAGCTCGCTAGCTAGCTGCTTTAGGCTGTATAGAtatggtgtttttttttgtcaacatatgGTTAAGAGATGTTGGAATGGTGTTGACCGTTCAAACCGGTCTGGAATCAGCAGTAGTAATCCTTTATGGCCGGTTTGATTTACATACTGTTTATTTTCCTCCTCATAAACTGGTTTAAACCGGTTTTTATTTCGCAAGTACAATTTATATGGATGGGTATACCTGTTCTTCATTGTCTTGTCTGGTCATTATCTCGAGTATGAACGCTGATTAGTTAATTAGATGATTGAAGACCGGATGGAGTGTTGGTGGTCTACTGattttacataatttacatGAATAGAAAATACCTAACATAAGAGATTATATATAACACTGTATTTGCCGAAGATGGTTTACCTCAAAAAAAACCATTCCATTTTGAAGGCTTTATGTTAATTCTCCTTGACCCTTAAGGCCTAGACTTTCCCTTAGAGAAGACCCAACAAACCAAGAACAGAGGATATGGCGAAAAACAGAGGACTGAAGAAACATAGTtgtatgaagaagatgaagtttaaAACAGAGCAAGAAAAGGGAGCACACAAACAAATTTATCCAGTTCACTTCCGTTAACGAGGGTAGCTACGTCTGGCCGAGTCGGTAACTCGGAATCCACTAGATTCAGATAGAGTTTACAATAGGAAACTTAAGTGACCCACCTCAATGCCCTTCACTAGCACTTGAGGTTCACTCTAACGATTCCTATGACTAAGAAAACAAGCTAATGAGTTTATGCTATTAcaagttttctctctctatctattactccgta encodes:
- the BNAC02G36830D gene encoding uncharacterized protein BNAC02G36830D, with the protein product MPKRAAEAPPSSETQRVKPADSFGDYRSQVSRLLSQQEKISLRDQEATMSHSNTAIGAGMSHLRREDLNVLLRQCVRDLTPEVNEMHMRVCSMKLFSDKATKCSVPADSEEGTEDDVKNLLSNPDIVKKLTSQYSNVLLHELDDMQQQLENILDDVVATCRPMSRGEKLDLRKAIMELPGGNRDRIAGIVQEHCKTSGKDFSDEVIANLDQSEDNIMLWRLHYYIGAVKNAQKLAS